Proteins encoded within one genomic window of Triticum aestivum cultivar Chinese Spring chromosome 2D, IWGSC CS RefSeq v2.1, whole genome shotgun sequence:
- the LOC123048798 gene encoding momilactone A synthase: protein MMFPAMRAVLSAARSGAARRAGSSSRFLSGSSDSRRLAGKVAVITGAASGIGKATAAEFVRNGARVVLADVQDELGRAAAADLGGTDTACYTRCDVTDEAQVAAAVDLAVARHGRLDVMFNNAGITGGSYAAAPIESLDMADFDRVMAVNLRGVAAGIKHAARAMAPRGQGCILCTSSTAGALAGSAPHAYSVSKTAVVGMVRSAAAELAARGVRVNAISPYAIATSMGARAVREMLGLPPRGAGDEEEEELVRRVFEEDFNEMGGGVVLRAEDVARAAVFLASDDARYITGHNLMVDGGFSVAKPLNVPAN from the exons ATGATGTTCCCAGCAATGCGCGCCGTCCTCAG CGCGGCGAGGAGCGGAGCGGCCAGAAGGGCGGGAAGCTCGTCTCGCTTCCTCTCTGGATCCTCCGACTCCCGGAGGCTGGCCGGGAAGGTGGCCGTCATCACCGGCGCGGCGAGCGGCATCGGCAAGGCGACCGCAGCGGAGTTCGTCCGGAACGGCGCCAGGGTCGTCCTCGCCGACGTCCAGGACGAGCTGGGCCGCGCCGCGGCGGCCGATCTCGGCGGAACGGACACGGCATGCTACACCCGCTGCGACGTGACCGACGAGGCGCAGGTGGCCGCCGCCGTGGACCTCGCCGTCGCGCGGCACGGCCGGCTCGACGTCATGTTCAACAACGCCGGGATCACGGGCGGCAGCTACGCGGCCGCCCCGATCGAGTCGCTGGACATGGCCGACTTCGACCGCGTCATGGCCGTCAACCTCCGCGGCGTGGCCGCCGGCATCAAGCACGCGGCGCGCGCCATGGCGCCGCGCGGCCAGGGGTGCATCCTCTGCACCTCCAGCACGGCCGGCGCGCTGGCCGGGTCGGCCCCCCACGCCTACAGCGTCTCCAAGACGGCCGTCGTCGGCATGGTGCGGTCGGCGGCCGCGGAGCTGGCGGCGCGCGGCGTCAGGGTCAACGCCATCTCGCCGTACGCCATCGCCACGTCCATGGGCGCGCGCGCCGTCAGGGAGATGCTGGGGCTTCCGCCGCGGggtgccggcgacgaggaggaggaggagctggtcaGGCGGGTCTTCGAGGAGGACTTCAACGAGATGGGCGGCGGCGTGGTGCTGCGCGCGGAGGACGTCGCGAGGGCGGCGGTGTTCCTGGCGTCCGACGATGCCAGGTACATCACCGGGCATAATCTTATGGTGGACGGCGGGTTCTCCGTGGCGAAGCCGCTCAACGTGCCGGCGAACTGA
- the LOC123051677 gene encoding probable membrane-associated 30 kDa protein, chloroplastic: MLLSVRRLPTAPSRPAAHPHISPAPPTLRLRRQHGRVAVAMARTASTAPAMNSHIFSAPLTAKFRLRRQPNVKRYKCNVIRSNLFDRLTRVARSYANAVISSFEDPEKILDQAVLEMNDDLIKMRQATAQVLASQKRLENKCKAAQQADADWYRRAQLALQKGDEELAREALKRRKSYADNASSLKTQLDQQRSVVENLVSNTKLLESKIAEARQKKDTLKARAQSAKTATKVSEMLGNVNTSSALSAFEKMEEKVMTMESQAEALGQLGADDLEGKFAMLETTSVDDDLAQMRKELSGSSLKGELPQGRTATPRDRDIERELNELREKANDY; the protein is encoded by the exons ATGCTCCTCTCGGTGCGCCGCCTGCCCACCGCTCCGTCCCGCCCAGCGGCCCACCCGCACATCTCCCCTGCGCCGCCCACCCTCCGGCTCCGGCGACAACACGGTCGAGTGGCGGTGGCGATGGCGAGGACGGCGTCAACGGCGCCTGCG ATGAATTCGCATATCTTCTCGGCCCCCCTCACGGCAAAATTCAGGCTCCGCCGCCAACCAAATGTCAAGAGATATAAGTGCAATGTCATACGGAGTAACCTCTTCGATAGATTAACCAGGGTTGCCAGG TCCTATGCAAATGCAGTTATTAGTTCATTTGAAGACCCCGAGAAGATCCTAGATCAGGCGGTTCTGGAGATGAATGATGATTTAATAAAGATGCGGCAGGCCACTGCACAG GTCTTGGCATCCCAAAAGCGGCTTGAGAACAAGTGCAAAGCGGCTCAACAAGCTGATGCTGACTG GTATCGGAGGGCTCAACTTGCTCTTCAAAAGGGCGATGAGGAGCTTGCACGTGAAGCCCTGAAACGCCGTAAATCATATGCT GACAATGCAAGCTCCTTAAAGACCCAGCTTGATCAGCAGAGGAGTGTTGTTGAAAATCTTGTTTCAAATACCAAG CTTCTTGAGAGCAAAATAGCAGAGGCCAGGCAGAAAAAGGATACCCTAAAAGCCCGTGCTCAATCAGCCAA AACTGCAACAAAAGTGAGTGAAATGTTGGGGAATGTGAATACAAGTAGTGCCCTGTCGGCATTTGAGAAAATGGAGGAAAAAG TTATGACGATGGAATCCCAAGCTGAGGCACTTGGTCAGTTAGGAGCAGATGATCTAGAAGGAAAG TTCGCTATGCTTGAGACTACATCGGTTGATGATGATCTTGCACAAATGAGAAAAGAACTGTCTGGGAGCTCTTTG AAAGGTGAACTTCCTCAAGGTAGAACCGCTACTCCTCGAGACAGGGATATCGAGAGGGAGTTAAATGAGCTGCGGGAGAAGGCCAACGATTATTAG
- the LOC123051679 gene encoding endo-1,4-beta-xylanase 1 isoform X2, whose protein sequence is MENILPNGDFSEDLCLWHSNGCHAFVAVEGSGYHNGIKPHSGSKYAVVTHRTQTWQGLEQVLENISAGTKYIVTAYVRVHGEFHEPVGVQATLKLEGEGSPTNYHSVARILASQECWEKLEGSFELTTIPSRLVFYLEGPPAGVDLLIDSVTISCKKAESKTSSLIGGTANIILNCDFSEGLHSWHPICCHAYVASQWSGFLDGIRGDSGENYAVVSKRTEPWQGLEQDITDRVSAGTVYAVSARVRVDGNIHGKAEVKATLRLQNPDGSTHYNPIGRVLASKEKWEKLEGSFSLTNMPKCVVFYIEGPPAGADLIIDSVTIARSEHKQPKEVKSPSGIETIIKNPQFEEGLSNWSGRGCNISRHEFTAYGNVKPVNGSYFASATGRVHSWNGIQQDITGRVQRKVSYEISSPVRIFGSANETEVRATLWVQEYGREQYLCISKNQASDKRWTDLKGKFILHAPFSKVVLFIEGPPAGIDILVDGLVLSPARKLHAAPCPKIENVLYGANIMQNSACSRGLAGWSPMGSCRLSIHTESPHMLSSILKDPSNQKHISGRYILATNRTDVWMGPSQVITDKLKLHTTYRVSAWVRAGSGGHGRHHVNVCLGVDDQWVNGGQIEADGDQWYEIKGAFKLEKKPSKVIAYVQGPPPGVDIRVMGLQIYPVDRKARFEYLKDKSDKVRKRDIVLKFEGLDAANVFGSALRIQQTENSFAFGSCINRSNIENEDLADFFVKNFNWAVFENELKWYWTEAEQGKINYKDSDELLKFCQKHNKQVRGHCLFWEVEDSVQPWLRSLHGHHLMAAVQGRLQSLLSRYKGQFRHHDVNNEMLHGSFYQDRLGRDIRAHMFREAHKLDPSAVLFVNDYNVEDGCDSKSTPEKFVEQIVDLQDRGAPVGGIGVQGHISHPVGDIICDSLDKLAILGLPIWITELDVSAENEHIRADDLEVCLRECFAHAAVEGVVLWGFWETFMFRNHAHLVDADGTINETGKRYLALKQEWLTQTDGDIDHHGEFKFRGYHGSYTVEVATPSGKVTRSFVVDKENPVQVVTLNI, encoded by the exons ATGGAGAACATTCTACCAAACGGCGATTTTTCTGAAGATCTATGTTTATGGCATTCTAACGGTTGCCATGCGTTTGTTGCCGTTGAAGGGTCTGGTTACCATAATGGTATAAAGCCACATTCAGGGTCTAAATATGCTGTAGTTACTCATCGCACACAGACTTGGCAAGGGCTTGAGCAGGTCTTAGAAAACATTAGTGCCGGTACCAAATACATTGTTACTGCCTATGTTAGAGTTCATGGGGAATTTCATGAGCCAGTTGGAGTCCAGGCCACGCTAAAACTTGAGGGAGAGGGCTCTCCTACCAACTACCATTCCGTTGCAAG GATTTTGGCCTCACAAGAATGCTGGGAGAAGTTGGAAGGTTCGTTTGAGCTTACAACTATACCAAGCCGTTTGGTGTTTTATCTTGAAGGCCCCCCTGCTGGTGTAGACTTGCTCATAGATTCAGTTACCATTTCCTGCAAG AAAGCAGAGAGCAAGACTTCTTCATTGATTGGTGGAacagcaaacatcattttaaattgTGATTTTTCCGAAGGCCTTCATTCATGGCATCCTATCTGCTGCCATGCGTATGTGGCATCACAATGGTCCGGTTTCCTTGATGGTATTAGAGGGGACTCGGGAGAGAATTATGCTGTTGTTTCAAAGAGAACTGAACCCTGGCAAGGTCTTGAGCAAGATATTACAGATAGAGTATCTGCTGGTACAGTTTATGCAGTTTCGGCGCGTGTTAGAGTTGATGGGAATATCCATGGCAAAGCTGAAGTTAAAGCAACCCTGAGGTTGCAAAATCCAGATGGATCAACACACTACAATCCTATTGGAAG AGTATTAGCCTCAAAAGAAAAGTGGGAGAAGTTGGAAGGTTCCTTTTCTTTGACAAATATGCCAAAATGCGTGGTTTTTTACATTGAAGGGCCTCCTGCTGGGGCGGATCTTATTATTGATTCTGTTACTATTGCTAGGTCTGAACATAAGCAGCCAAAG GAAGTAAAGTCACCAAGTGGAATCGAGACTATTATCAAGAATCCTCAGTTTGAAGAAGGGTTAAGCAATTGGTCTGGACGAGGATGTAATATCAGCAGGCATGAGTTCACTGCATATGGGAATGTAAAGCCTGTAAATGGCAGCTACTTTGCTTCAGCAACTGGACGGGTTCACAGTTGGAATGGCATACAGCAAGATATCACAGGCAGAGTGCAGAGAAAAGTTTCTTACGAGATTAGTTCTCCTGTTCGCATATTTGGCAGTGCTAATGAGACTGAGGTTCGTGCTACTTTGTGGGTACAAGAATATGGCCGTGAACAATATCTATGCATTTCAAA AAACCAGGCCTCTGATAAGCGCTGGACAGATTTGAAAGGAAAGTTTATCCTTCATGCTCCCTTCTCCAAAGTTGTCCTCTTCATAGAGGGGCCACCAGCAGGAATTGACATCCTTGTAGATGGCCTTGTCCTATCTCCTGCAAGAAAACTTCATGCTGCTCCATGCCCAAAAATTGAG AATGTTCTGTATGGAGCTAATATCATGCAGAATAGCGCTTGCTCTCGTGGTCTTGCTGGGTGGAGTCCTATGGGTTCATGTCGATTGAGTATCCATACCGAATCACCCCATATGCTATCTTCCATCCTGAAGGACCCCTCTAATCAGAAACATATAAGTGGTCGCTATATCCTTGCTACAAACCGCACTGATGTGTGGATGGGCCCTTCTCAGGTGATAACAGACAAGCTAAAGCTACACACTACTTACAGAGTCTCTGCCTGGGTACGAGCTGGCTCTGGAGGACATGGCCGTCACCATGTCAATGTTTGTCTTGGTGTAGATGACCAATGGGTTAATGGTGGGCAAATAGAAGCCGATGGGGATCAATGGTATGAAATCAAAGGAGCATTCAAGCTTGAAAAGAAGCCATCTAAAGTTATTGCATATGTTCAGGGTCCCCCTCCAGGTGTTGATATCCGAGTCATGGGTCTCCAAATTTATCCGGTTGATAGAAAAGCACGTTTTGAGTATCTCAAGGACAAATCAGATAAG GTAAGGAAGCGTGATATTGTTCTGAAGTTCGAAGGATTAGATGCTGCGAATGTTTTCGGTTCAGCTCTCAGGATACAACAGACTGAGAACAGTTTTGCATTTGGGTCATGCATAAACCGAAGTAACATTGAGAATGAGGATCTTGCTGATTTCTTCGTGAAGAATTTTAATTGGGCTGTATTTGAGAATGAGCTGAAGTGGTACTGGACAGAGGCGGAACAAGGGAAGATAAATTATAAAGACTCTGACGAGTTGCTTAAATTCTGTCAGAAACATAACAAACAAGTTCGCGGCCACTGCTTATTCTGGGAAGTGGAGGATTCAGTGCAGCCATGGCTTCGATCACTGCATGGACACCACTTGATGGCTGCTGTACAAGGTCGTTTACAGAGCCTGTTGTCAAGGTACAAAGGCCAGTTTAGACATCATGATGTAAACAACGAGATGCTTCATGGATCTTTTTACCAAGATAGGCTTGGAAGGGACATCAGAGCTCACATGTTCAGAGAAGCCCATAAGCTTGACCCTTCAGCAGTCCTCTTTGTCAACGACTACAACGTCGAAGATGGGTGCGACTCGAAATCCACCCCAGAAAAGTTTGTGGAGCAGATCGTCGATCTCCAAGACCGGGGCGCCCCAGTTGGTGGGATCGGCGTGCAAGGTCATATCAGCCATCCTGTGGGAGATATCATCTGCGATTCTCTAGACAAGCTAGCTATACTGGGTCTCCCTATCTGGATCACTGAGCTGGATGTCTCGGCGGAGAACGAACACATCCGAGCGGACGATCTCGAGGTGTGCCTCCGTGAATGCTTCGCCCATGCCGCTGTGGAGGGGGTGGTCCTCTGGGGGTTCTGGGAGACGTTCATGTTTCGGAATCATGCTCACCTGGTCGATGCTGATGGAACAATCAACGAGACCGGCAAAAGGTACCTTGCCCTGAAGCAGGAGTGGTTGACCCAAACGGATGGTGACATCGATCACCATGGGGAGTTCAAATTCAGAGGCTACCATGGGTCATACACCGTAGAAGTAGCGACGCCCTCGGGGAAGGT
- the LOC123051678 gene encoding momilactone A synthase: MFLGVQAVLRRNAVPGPAALARFVSHCGYSTASNSQRLAGKVAVITGAARGIGKATAAEFVRNGAKVILTDIQDDLGRAVAAQLGPDAAYARCDVTDEAQVAAAVDLAVARHGRLDIMHNHAGVTGRMVLDSVGSLDLADFDRTMATNARSAVAGIKHAARVMVPRRSGCIICTASTAGVLGGIIAPTYGISKAAVIGAVRAFAGELGRHGVRVNAISPHGIATQFGLGGLAQLFPEASEEELRRMVETGMNEMGGGTVLEVEDIARAAVYLASDEAKYVNGHNLVVDGGCTVWKGANKPAPAQ; encoded by the exons ATGTTCCTAGGGGTGCAGGCCGTCCTCAG GAGAAATGCCGTTCCTGGGCCGGCCGCGCTGGCTCGCTTCGTCAGCCACTGTGGCTACTCCACGGCCTCCAACTCCCAAAGGTTGGCCGGGAAGGTGGCCGTGATCACCGGTGCCGCCAGAGGCATCGGCAAGGCGACCGCCGCGGAGTTCGTCAGGAACGGCGCCAAGGTCATCCTCACCGACATCCAGGACGACCTcggccgcgccgtcgccgcccagcTCGGCCCGGACGCGGCCTACGCCCGCTGCGACGTCACGGACGAGGCGCAGGTCGCTGCGGCCGTCGACCTCGCGGTGGCGCGCCACGGCCGGCTCGACATCATGCACAACCACGCCGGCGTCACCGGGCGGATGGTCCTGGACTCCGTCGGGTCCCTCGACCTCGCCGACTTCGACCGCACCATGGCCACCAACGCCCGGTCCGCCGTCGCCGGGATCAAGCACGCGGCGCGCGTGATGGTGCCGCGCCGGAGCGGGTGCATCATCTGCACGGCGAGCACCGCGGGGGTGCTGGGCGGCATCATCGCGCCCACGTACGGCATCTCCAAGGCCGCCGTCATCGGCGCCGTGCGCGCGTTCGCCGGGGAGCTGGGCCGCCACGGGGTGCGCGTGAACGCCATTTCGCCGCACGGCATAGCCACGCAGTTCGGGCTTGGCGGGCTGGCACAGCTGTTCccggaggcgagcgaggaggagctgAGGCGGATGGTGGAGACGGGCATGAACGAGATGGGCGGCGGGACGGTGCTGGAGGTGGAGGACATCGCCAGGGCCGCCGTGTACCTGGCGTCCGACGAGGCCAAGTACGTCAACGGGCACAACCTCGTCGTCGACGGCGGGTGCACGGTGTGGAAGGGGGCCAACAAGCCGGCACCGGCGCAGTAA
- the LOC123051679 gene encoding endo-1,4-beta-xylanase 1 isoform X1, whose protein sequence is MMRRCGWLSLLCRPRRGARAAVLPPPNPDPPPPEPKGEENHSASDKVIMENILPNGDFSEDLCLWHSNGCHAFVAVEGSGYHNGIKPHSGSKYAVVTHRTQTWQGLEQVLENISAGTKYIVTAYVRVHGEFHEPVGVQATLKLEGEGSPTNYHSVARILASQECWEKLEGSFELTTIPSRLVFYLEGPPAGVDLLIDSVTISCKKAESKTSSLIGGTANIILNCDFSEGLHSWHPICCHAYVASQWSGFLDGIRGDSGENYAVVSKRTEPWQGLEQDITDRVSAGTVYAVSARVRVDGNIHGKAEVKATLRLQNPDGSTHYNPIGRVLASKEKWEKLEGSFSLTNMPKCVVFYIEGPPAGADLIIDSVTIARSEHKQPKEVKSPSGIETIIKNPQFEEGLSNWSGRGCNISRHEFTAYGNVKPVNGSYFASATGRVHSWNGIQQDITGRVQRKVSYEISSPVRIFGSANETEVRATLWVQEYGREQYLCISKNQASDKRWTDLKGKFILHAPFSKVVLFIEGPPAGIDILVDGLVLSPARKLHAAPCPKIENVLYGANIMQNSACSRGLAGWSPMGSCRLSIHTESPHMLSSILKDPSNQKHISGRYILATNRTDVWMGPSQVITDKLKLHTTYRVSAWVRAGSGGHGRHHVNVCLGVDDQWVNGGQIEADGDQWYEIKGAFKLEKKPSKVIAYVQGPPPGVDIRVMGLQIYPVDRKARFEYLKDKSDKVRKRDIVLKFEGLDAANVFGSALRIQQTENSFAFGSCINRSNIENEDLADFFVKNFNWAVFENELKWYWTEAEQGKINYKDSDELLKFCQKHNKQVRGHCLFWEVEDSVQPWLRSLHGHHLMAAVQGRLQSLLSRYKGQFRHHDVNNEMLHGSFYQDRLGRDIRAHMFREAHKLDPSAVLFVNDYNVEDGCDSKSTPEKFVEQIVDLQDRGAPVGGIGVQGHISHPVGDIICDSLDKLAILGLPIWITELDVSAENEHIRADDLEVCLRECFAHAAVEGVVLWGFWETFMFRNHAHLVDADGTINETGKRYLALKQEWLTQTDGDIDHHGEFKFRGYHGSYTVEVATPSGKVTRSFVVDKENPVQVVTLNI, encoded by the exons ATGATGCGGCGCTGCGGGTGGCTTTCGCTTCTCTGCCGCCCCCGCCGGGGTGCCCGCGCCGCCGTCTTGCCGCCGCCCAACCCAGATCCACCCCCTCCCGAGCCCAAG GGAGAGGAGAATCACAGCGCTTCTGACAAAGTTATCATGGAGAACATTCTACCAAACGGCGATTTTTCTGAAGATCTATGTTTATGGCATTCTAACGGTTGCCATGCGTTTGTTGCCGTTGAAGGGTCTGGTTACCATAATGGTATAAAGCCACATTCAGGGTCTAAATATGCTGTAGTTACTCATCGCACACAGACTTGGCAAGGGCTTGAGCAGGTCTTAGAAAACATTAGTGCCGGTACCAAATACATTGTTACTGCCTATGTTAGAGTTCATGGGGAATTTCATGAGCCAGTTGGAGTCCAGGCCACGCTAAAACTTGAGGGAGAGGGCTCTCCTACCAACTACCATTCCGTTGCAAG GATTTTGGCCTCACAAGAATGCTGGGAGAAGTTGGAAGGTTCGTTTGAGCTTACAACTATACCAAGCCGTTTGGTGTTTTATCTTGAAGGCCCCCCTGCTGGTGTAGACTTGCTCATAGATTCAGTTACCATTTCCTGCAAG AAAGCAGAGAGCAAGACTTCTTCATTGATTGGTGGAacagcaaacatcattttaaattgTGATTTTTCCGAAGGCCTTCATTCATGGCATCCTATCTGCTGCCATGCGTATGTGGCATCACAATGGTCCGGTTTCCTTGATGGTATTAGAGGGGACTCGGGAGAGAATTATGCTGTTGTTTCAAAGAGAACTGAACCCTGGCAAGGTCTTGAGCAAGATATTACAGATAGAGTATCTGCTGGTACAGTTTATGCAGTTTCGGCGCGTGTTAGAGTTGATGGGAATATCCATGGCAAAGCTGAAGTTAAAGCAACCCTGAGGTTGCAAAATCCAGATGGATCAACACACTACAATCCTATTGGAAG AGTATTAGCCTCAAAAGAAAAGTGGGAGAAGTTGGAAGGTTCCTTTTCTTTGACAAATATGCCAAAATGCGTGGTTTTTTACATTGAAGGGCCTCCTGCTGGGGCGGATCTTATTATTGATTCTGTTACTATTGCTAGGTCTGAACATAAGCAGCCAAAG GAAGTAAAGTCACCAAGTGGAATCGAGACTATTATCAAGAATCCTCAGTTTGAAGAAGGGTTAAGCAATTGGTCTGGACGAGGATGTAATATCAGCAGGCATGAGTTCACTGCATATGGGAATGTAAAGCCTGTAAATGGCAGCTACTTTGCTTCAGCAACTGGACGGGTTCACAGTTGGAATGGCATACAGCAAGATATCACAGGCAGAGTGCAGAGAAAAGTTTCTTACGAGATTAGTTCTCCTGTTCGCATATTTGGCAGTGCTAATGAGACTGAGGTTCGTGCTACTTTGTGGGTACAAGAATATGGCCGTGAACAATATCTATGCATTTCAAA AAACCAGGCCTCTGATAAGCGCTGGACAGATTTGAAAGGAAAGTTTATCCTTCATGCTCCCTTCTCCAAAGTTGTCCTCTTCATAGAGGGGCCACCAGCAGGAATTGACATCCTTGTAGATGGCCTTGTCCTATCTCCTGCAAGAAAACTTCATGCTGCTCCATGCCCAAAAATTGAG AATGTTCTGTATGGAGCTAATATCATGCAGAATAGCGCTTGCTCTCGTGGTCTTGCTGGGTGGAGTCCTATGGGTTCATGTCGATTGAGTATCCATACCGAATCACCCCATATGCTATCTTCCATCCTGAAGGACCCCTCTAATCAGAAACATATAAGTGGTCGCTATATCCTTGCTACAAACCGCACTGATGTGTGGATGGGCCCTTCTCAGGTGATAACAGACAAGCTAAAGCTACACACTACTTACAGAGTCTCTGCCTGGGTACGAGCTGGCTCTGGAGGACATGGCCGTCACCATGTCAATGTTTGTCTTGGTGTAGATGACCAATGGGTTAATGGTGGGCAAATAGAAGCCGATGGGGATCAATGGTATGAAATCAAAGGAGCATTCAAGCTTGAAAAGAAGCCATCTAAAGTTATTGCATATGTTCAGGGTCCCCCTCCAGGTGTTGATATCCGAGTCATGGGTCTCCAAATTTATCCGGTTGATAGAAAAGCACGTTTTGAGTATCTCAAGGACAAATCAGATAAG GTAAGGAAGCGTGATATTGTTCTGAAGTTCGAAGGATTAGATGCTGCGAATGTTTTCGGTTCAGCTCTCAGGATACAACAGACTGAGAACAGTTTTGCATTTGGGTCATGCATAAACCGAAGTAACATTGAGAATGAGGATCTTGCTGATTTCTTCGTGAAGAATTTTAATTGGGCTGTATTTGAGAATGAGCTGAAGTGGTACTGGACAGAGGCGGAACAAGGGAAGATAAATTATAAAGACTCTGACGAGTTGCTTAAATTCTGTCAGAAACATAACAAACAAGTTCGCGGCCACTGCTTATTCTGGGAAGTGGAGGATTCAGTGCAGCCATGGCTTCGATCACTGCATGGACACCACTTGATGGCTGCTGTACAAGGTCGTTTACAGAGCCTGTTGTCAAGGTACAAAGGCCAGTTTAGACATCATGATGTAAACAACGAGATGCTTCATGGATCTTTTTACCAAGATAGGCTTGGAAGGGACATCAGAGCTCACATGTTCAGAGAAGCCCATAAGCTTGACCCTTCAGCAGTCCTCTTTGTCAACGACTACAACGTCGAAGATGGGTGCGACTCGAAATCCACCCCAGAAAAGTTTGTGGAGCAGATCGTCGATCTCCAAGACCGGGGCGCCCCAGTTGGTGGGATCGGCGTGCAAGGTCATATCAGCCATCCTGTGGGAGATATCATCTGCGATTCTCTAGACAAGCTAGCTATACTGGGTCTCCCTATCTGGATCACTGAGCTGGATGTCTCGGCGGAGAACGAACACATCCGAGCGGACGATCTCGAGGTGTGCCTCCGTGAATGCTTCGCCCATGCCGCTGTGGAGGGGGTGGTCCTCTGGGGGTTCTGGGAGACGTTCATGTTTCGGAATCATGCTCACCTGGTCGATGCTGATGGAACAATCAACGAGACCGGCAAAAGGTACCTTGCCCTGAAGCAGGAGTGGTTGACCCAAACGGATGGTGACATCGATCACCATGGGGAGTTCAAATTCAGAGGCTACCATGGGTCATACACCGTAGAAGTAGCGACGCCCTCGGGGAAGGT